From one Lysinibacillus sp. G4S2 genomic stretch:
- the prmA gene encoding 50S ribosomal protein L11 methyltransferase encodes MKWSELSIHTKNEAVEAISNILHEAGASGVVIEDSAEFAKPREDQYGEIYALNEADFPKDGVIVKAYLSESSFLNETVEEIKAAITNLTNFNIDIGENVVSIVEVNEEDWATAWKQYYHPVKISERFTIVPTWEEYTPVSTDELIIELDPGMAFGTGTHPTTVMCLQGLEKAVKEGDLVIDIGTGSGVLSIGAALLGAKSVHALDLDEVAVRSAQENVTLNKVDDTVSVFHGNLLDTVKEPADVVVANILAEIIMSFTDDAFSIVKPGGLYVTSGIIGAKRDDVKAALEASGFVIEEVLLMEDWVAIIARRPQ; translated from the coding sequence GTGAAGTGGTCAGAATTATCCATTCATACAAAAAATGAAGCGGTAGAAGCAATTTCGAATATTTTGCATGAAGCAGGAGCAAGTGGTGTTGTTATTGAGGATTCAGCTGAATTTGCTAAGCCACGTGAAGATCAGTATGGTGAAATATATGCGCTAAATGAAGCGGATTTTCCGAAAGATGGAGTTATTGTTAAGGCTTACTTATCGGAGTCTAGTTTTTTAAATGAAACAGTCGAAGAAATTAAGGCGGCTATAACAAATTTAACGAATTTCAACATCGATATTGGTGAAAATGTTGTATCGATTGTAGAAGTAAACGAGGAAGATTGGGCAACAGCATGGAAGCAATACTATCATCCTGTAAAAATTTCTGAACGCTTTACAATTGTACCAACATGGGAAGAATATACACCAGTATCAACAGATGAATTAATAATTGAATTAGATCCTGGTATGGCCTTTGGTACAGGAACACACCCAACAACTGTTATGTGCTTACAAGGGCTTGAGAAGGCTGTAAAAGAGGGAGACTTGGTTATCGATATTGGAACGGGGTCAGGTGTTCTTTCAATCGGTGCAGCCTTACTAGGAGCTAAGAGCGTACATGCGCTTGATTTAGATGAAGTAGCTGTACGTTCAGCACAAGAAAACGTTACGTTAAACAAAGTTGATGATACAGTATCTGTTTTTCATGGAAACCTGTTAGATACAGTAAAGGAACCAGCTGATGTCGTTGTAGCCAATATTTTAGCTGAAATTATTATGTCCTTTACTGACGATGCATTTTCAATTGTCAAACCGGGTGGATTATATGTCACTTCAGGCATTATCGGCGCAAAACGTGATGATGTAAAAGCAGCACTAGAAGCTTCAGGCTTTGTGATCGAAGAAGTATTACTAATGGAAGATTGGGTAGCTATCATTGCCCGACGTCCACAATAA
- the dnaJ gene encoding molecular chaperone DnaJ, translated as MEKRDYYEVLGLTKSASKDEIKKAYRKLSKQYHPDLNKEPGADEKFKEIAEAYEVLSDDQKKARYDQFGHEDPNAGFGGGFGGGGGFGGFEDIFSSFFGGGGRRQDPNAPRKGDDLQYRMNIKFEEAIFGKETEIEIPKDEVCDTCHGSGAKPGTNPETCSTCKGAGQVNQAVDTPFGRMMNRRACSTCQGTGKIIKEKCSTCRGEGKVQQRKKIKVTIPAGVDDGQQIRVSGQGEPGINGGPAGDLYIMFRVQGHKEFERDGDDIYFELKLTFPQAALGDEIEVPTVHGKVKLRIPAGTQSGAQFRLKDKGVKNVHGYGTGNQYVTVKVVTPEKLTERQKQILREFAEISGDIPEEQGSSLFDKIKKKFQGE; from the coding sequence ATGGAGAAACGCGATTATTACGAGGTGCTTGGTTTAACGAAATCGGCTTCTAAAGATGAAATTAAAAAAGCATACCGTAAATTATCTAAGCAATACCATCCTGATCTAAATAAAGAGCCAGGTGCAGATGAAAAATTCAAAGAAATCGCTGAAGCTTATGAAGTATTAAGTGACGATCAAAAAAAAGCGCGCTATGATCAATTTGGCCACGAGGATCCAAATGCAGGCTTTGGTGGTGGCTTTGGAGGCGGCGGCGGTTTTGGCGGCTTCGAGGATATTTTCAGTTCGTTCTTTGGTGGTGGCGGTCGTCGACAAGACCCGAATGCACCACGCAAAGGTGATGACTTACAATATCGTATGAATATTAAATTTGAGGAAGCGATTTTCGGAAAAGAAACAGAAATCGAAATCCCTAAAGATGAAGTATGTGATACTTGCCACGGTTCTGGGGCAAAACCGGGTACTAATCCTGAAACATGTTCTACATGTAAAGGTGCTGGTCAAGTAAATCAAGCAGTGGATACACCATTCGGACGTATGATGAATCGTCGTGCTTGTTCAACATGTCAGGGTACAGGTAAAATCATTAAAGAAAAATGTTCAACATGTCGTGGCGAAGGAAAAGTTCAACAACGTAAGAAAATCAAAGTAACGATTCCAGCAGGTGTTGATGATGGTCAGCAAATTCGTGTGTCTGGTCAAGGTGAACCAGGTATAAATGGAGGACCAGCAGGAGATTTATATATTATGTTCCGCGTTCAAGGACACAAAGAGTTTGAACGTGATGGCGATGATATTTATTTCGAACTGAAACTGACATTCCCACAAGCAGCTCTTGGCGATGAAATTGAAGTTCCGACTGTTCATGGGAAAGTGAAATTACGTATTCCAGCGGGTACACAGTCTGGTGCGCAATTCCGTCTAAAAGACAAAGGTGTCAAAAATGTACATGGCTATGGCACAGGGAATCAATATGTAACAGTAAAAGTTGTAACGCCAGAAAAATTGACAGAAAGACAAAAACAAATACTACGTGAATTTGCGGAAATTAGTGGTGATATTCCTGAAGAGCAAGGAAGCTCACTATTCGATAAAATTAAGAAAAAATTCCAAGGTGAATAA